Proteins found in one Macrobrachium nipponense isolate FS-2020 chromosome 35, ASM1510439v2, whole genome shotgun sequence genomic segment:
- the LOC135208661 gene encoding mucin-2-like, with amino-acid sequence MEVKWRLVLTVTWSILAGFAMTAIPGPKAARYPDYIVDSKIACTEEGVFPHPRNCSWYYRCVDRMKLGFYHIYYFECEPGTVFDDRLDQCIFPVNAADYCGSGHVMTTIIIEASTEFVLMPVNTIPLGPTTIISYVPSTIVLTAPPTTVIVPSVLSTVIQGQISTVIPQSTTDVCTTVIIGHVTSIVHSSVYTNSLPPLTITGQVPSKTMITALPTTIIALPISTVVPGQVTTIYPYPLHPVTTVIIGMFATVFTKPYDTAALPPTTITSQVLSITELTGPATTVIAPSTLSMIIPGQITTVYPPKIVTVSTTVIVGQYTTVVATSVKTTPPHPATEFSQVEKTTLILGLPTTVIAPPTLSTIIQGQITTILPIPPEKPTSVTFPATAAVSAPSKPTTCQHLTTIVSTCKPTTVTVTQTISSAISGGIITEFPSSNEKFTTVITGTSTNVMFYPVATVSSPPIIVTSLISTMVILTGLPTTVIASPTLSTVIPGKITTVVPYPLVTTTTMIIGSATYIVSKPVATGILSPLTITSNVPTQMMVIGLPTTVLSSPTLSTVIPGQTTTLVPFPQASLTTVVSGTAVEIVTMPVPTTSLLPITVTSKVSAMTVLTGLPITILTSPAWSTVIPGQTTTVLPYPQATLTTLVIGPATQVVSSQVTTTGLSPITITSQIQHMQVITGFPTTILAPPTMSKVIQGQITTVVPYPQPTVTTVIIGTSTNVVANPVATIPLLPITITSQVPHMTVLTGLPSTVVATPILSTVLLGQITTVVPYPQVTITTVIVGKATTVVSYPFPTTALPPMTITGQVPAMTSQTGLPTTILALGTKPTVVPGQVTTFLPYPQGTETTMIIGTATNIVSNPVATVPSPPITITSQVSLPTISTGPPTTVIASPTLFTVIPGQTTTIVPYPPATLTTVITGKTTNVVAKPVATVPSHPITITSDVPVKTVLTGLPVTILALPTLSTVIPGHTTSVFPIPQATVTTVVIGAATTVDPKPVATAALPAITITSPVQELTVLTGLPTTVIASPALSTVIPGQTTTVIPYPQGTDTTLIIGKATNVVATPVPTVALPPVIFTSQVTSMTVVTGPPTTVIASPSLSTSLPGQTTTIVPYPDATVTTVIIGRATSVISYPIATTTLPPMTITSKVSVMTVLTGLPTTLMASPTWSTVIPGQTTTVLPYPQPTITTVIVGAATNVVSNPVATVPLPPLIVTSQVLSMTIITGLPTTVSASPTLSTVLLGQTTTVVPYPPASVTTVMIGTATQIVSNPVAMVALPAITVTSQVPAMTVTTGLPSTVVASPTLSMVIQGQITTILPYPHAAVTTVIIGTATNILSAPVATVALLPMTITSQVSVITTTVGLPTTVIVSPTLTTIIPGQTTTIVPYPQATVTTVIIGTTTNVVSGPFATTALPPIIITSLVPSMTIQTGSPTTVIASPTVSTIIPGHITTVVPYPQATVTTVIVGKATNVVSNPVATTALQPITITSLVSSMTILSGLLTTVIASPTLSTVILGQITTVVPYPQATITTVIIGTTTNVVAKPVATVALQPITVTSLVPSMIVSTGLPTTVIVSPTLSTVVLGQITTVVPYPQATVTTVIIGTATKIVSQPVATIALQPITITSLVPSTTILAGLPTTVIALPTLSTIIPGQITTVVPYPQATVTTVIIGTATNVVSKPVATTALQPVTITSLVPSTTVLVGLPTTVIALPTLSTVVPGQSTIVVPYPQATVTTVIIGTATNVISKPVATIALQPITITSLVPSTTVLVGLPTTVIALPTLSTVVPGQSTIVVPYPQATVTTVIIGTATNVVSKPVATIALQPITITSLVPSTTVLVGLPTTVIASPTLSTVVPGQSTIVVPYPQATVTTVIIGTATNVVSKPVATIALQPVTITSLVPSTTVLIGLPTTVIASPTLSTVVPGQSTIVVPYPQATVTTVIIGTATNVVSKPVATIALQPVTITSLVPSTTVLIGLPTTVIASPTLSTVVPGQSTIVVPYPQATVTTVIIGTATNVVSKPVATIALQPVTITSLVPSTTVLVGLPTTVIASPTLSTVVPGQSTIVVPYPQATVTTVIIGTATNVASEPVATLALPPITITSHVPVLTVSTGLPTTVIAAPTLSKVIPGQITTIVPYPKATVTTVIIGKATNVVSTSVITRSFPPITITTHVPEVTVVTGLYTTIIYEETTNIVPGQITTYVPVPKPQIVPTPISPPIVTTRPPPLPIQCEFRENDCKTYEVCIPAKRNHSLCHGCHIGGAFVKASDLGCQNGLMSKRDPSVCIPEPEKSTLCDAVPGSGVTVDEILNFQCSFEKTRPNDAWIQKRFCDPYVLCDQKGAVKGIIFLCRNYYQCYKNSSGEWDSELKKCPGEELFSFKEDKCVPKPKAEELCSGPKRTSYPLLGSL; translated from the exons TGGAACAGTATTCGATGACAGACTGGATCAGTGCATATTCCCCGTCAATGCTGCAGATTATTGTGGCTCTGGTCATGTTATGACAACGATTATTATTGAGGCGTCGACTGAGTTTGTATTGATGCCCGTGAATACAATTCCTTTAGGCCCAACTACAATCATCAGTTACGTCCCATCTACAATAGTACTAACGGCCCCTCCGACAACTGTCATCGTCCCTTCTGTACTTTCGACCGTTATCCAAGGACAGATTAGTACTGTTATCCCTCAGTCAACTACAGATGTTTGCACCACAGTCATCATAGGACATGTTACAAGTATAGTTCATAGTTCTGTCTACACAAACTCGCTACCCCCGCTAACAATAACTGGTCAAGTGCCATCGAAAACAATGATCACAGCACTTCCTACAACAATTATCGCCCTACCCATCTCAACTGTTGTTCCTGGACAAGTAACGACTATATACCCATACCCACTGCATCCTGTCACGACAGTGATTATAGGAATGTTCGCGACAGTTTTCACAAAACCATATGACACAGCTGCTTTGCCACCAACGACCATCACAAGTCAGGTATTATCTATAACAGAATTAACAGGTCCAGCTACAACTGTCATAGCTCCGTCAACTCTAAGTATGATTATTCCGGGCCAGATTACAACGGTTTACCCACCTAAAATTGTGACAGTCTCAACAACAGTTATTGTGGGACAGTATACAACTGTAGTAGCTACTTCAGTCAAAACTACTCCTCCACATCCAGCTACTGAGTTTAGTCAAGTGGAGAAAACAACATTAATCCTAGGATTGCCTACAACTGTCATAGCACCTCCAACTTTATCTACGATTATTCAAGGGCAAATTACAACAATTCTTCCTATTCCACCCGAAAAGCCTACGAGTGTCACATTCCCTGCTACTGCTGCAGTTTCTGCACCTTCCAAACCAACCACTTGCCAGCATTTAACAACAATTGTGTCTACATGTAAACCAACTACAGTTACAGTAACACAGACAATATCATCAGCTATTTCTGGGGGAATCATCACAGAATTTCCAAGTTCAAATGAGAAATTTACAACTGTAATCACAGGAACATCAACTAATGTTATGTTTTACCCTGTTGCTACGGTTTCCTCACCTCCAATAATTGTGACAAGTCTAATTTCGACTATGGTAATATTAACAGGCCTACCAACGACTGTTATAGCATCTCCGACATTGTCCACAGTTATTCCTGGCAAAATCACCACAGTTGTTCCTTATCCACTAGTAACCACTACAACTATGATAATTGGATCAGCAACATATATCGTGTCAAAACCTGTAGCTACGGGTATTCTCTCTCCTTTAACTATCACAAGCAACGTGCCAACTCAGATGATGGTTATTGGACTTCCAACCACCGTTTTATCTTCACCTACATTGTCAACAGTTATACCAGGACAAACAACAACACTTGTACCTTTTCCTCAAGCATCGCTGACAACTGTAGTTAGTGGAACAGCAGTAGAAATTGTAACAATGCCAGTTCCTACAACTTCATTATTACCGATAACTGTAACAAGCAAGGTTTCAGCAATGACCGTATTAACAGGGCTGCCTATAACTATTTTGACATCACCAGCCTGGTCTACAGTCATTCCAGGACAGACCACTACAGTTCTTCCTTATCCTCAAGCAACACTCACAACTCTGGTAATTGGACCAGCAACACAGGTTGTTTCAAGTCAAGTGACAACAACAGGTTTATCCCCAATAACAATCACAAGCCAAATTCAGCATATGCAAGTAATAACTGGTTTCCCTACAACAATTCTGGCACCACCAACAATGTCAAAGGTTATTCAAGGCCAAATTACTACTGTGGTTCCTTATCCACAACCAACAGTTACAACAGTGATAATTGGAACTTCAACAAATGTTGTTGCAAACCCAGTTGCTACCATACCATTACTTCCAATAACTATTACAAGTCAGGTCCCACATATGACAGTCTTGACAGGGTTACCCTCAACTGTTGTGGCAACACCAATACTATCTACAGTTTTGCTAGGGCAGATTACCACTGTGGTGCCTTACCCACAAGTAACAATTACAACTGTGATAGTTGGGAAAGCAACAACTGTAGTGTCATACCCATTCCCTACAACTGCCTTACCCCCTATGACTATCACAGGTCAGGTTCCAGCAATGACATCACAGACAGGTTTGCCCACTACTATACTAGCACTGGGAACAAAACCTACAGTAGTTCCAGGACAAGTAACCACTTTTCTGCCTTATCCTCAGGGGACAGAGACAACGATGATAATTGGTACAGCAACAAATATAGTTTCAAATCCTGTTGCTACAGTACCTTCACCTCCAATAACTATTACAAGTCAGGTCTCCTTACCAACAATATCAACAGGCCCACCAACAACTGTCATTGCATCACCAACATTATTCACTGTTATTCCTGGACAAACTACTACTATTGTTCCTTACCCACCAGCAACACTTACAACAGTGATTACTGGAAAGACAACTAATGTTGTAGCAAAACCAGTTGCTACAGTACCTTCACATCCCATAACTATAACAAGTGATGTTCCAGTAAAAACTGTATTGACAGGTTTACCAGTTACCATCTTAGCACTACCAACTTTGTCTACTGTTATTCCAGGTCACACTACTTCTGTTTTTCCTATTCCTCAAGCAACTGTTACAACTGTGGTCATTGGAGCAGCAACAACAGTAGACCCAAAGCCAGTTGCTACAGCAGCTTTACCCGCAATAACTATTACAAGTCCAGTTCAAGAACTCACTGTACTGACTGGATTGCCTACAACTGTCATTGCATCACCAGCATTGTCAACTGTTATTCCTGGGCAAACTACTACTGTCATTCCATATCCTCAAGGAACAGATACAACTTTGATCATAGGAAAGGCAACAAATGTTGTTGCAACACCAGTTCCCACAGTTGCACTACCTCCAGTTATCTTCACTAGTCAGGTTACGTCAATGACAGTAGTTACAGGTCCACCAACAACTGTTATAGCATCGCCTTCACTGTCAACAAGTCTTCCAGGGCAAACAACAACTATTGTTCCTTATCCAGATGCAACAGTTACAACTGTAATCATTGGGAGAGCAACCAGTGTTATTTCATACCCAATCGCTACAACTACTTTACCCCCAATGACTATTACAAGCAAAGTTTCAGTAATGACAGTACTAACTGGTCTGCCTACGACTCTCATGGCATCACCGACATGGTCTACTGTCATCCCAGGACAGACTACTACAGTTCTTCCTTATCCACAGCCAACAATTACAACTGTCATAGTTGGAGCAGCAACAAATGTTGTTTCAAATCCGGTGGCAACTGTACCATTACCACCTCTAATTGTCACAAGCCAGGTTCTTTCGATGACCATAATAACTGGGCTACCTACAACAGTTTCAGCATCACCAACCTTGTCAACAGTTCTTTTAGGGCAAACTACAACCGTTGTTCCTTATCCACCAGCATCAGTTACAACTGTGATGATTGGTACAGCAACACAGATCGTTTCAAATCCAGTTGCTATGGTTGCCTTACCAGCAATAACTGTCACGAGTCAAGTCCCAGCAATGACAGTAACAACAGGTTTACCTTCAACTGTGGTAGCATCACCGACTTTGTCCATGGTTATTCAAGGGCAAATCACTACAATTTTACCTTATCCACATGCAGCAGTTACAACTGTAATAATTGGAACAGCAACAAACATATTATCAGCACCAGTTGCTACAGTAGCTTTACTTCCGATGACTATCACAAGTCAAGTTTCTGTAATAACAACAACAGTTGGATTACCTACAACTGTAATAGTGTCACCAACATTGACGACAATTATTCCGGGACAAACCACAACTATTGTTCCTTATCCACAGGCAACAGTTACTACAGTAATCATTGGAACAACAACTAATGTTGTTTCAGGTCCATTTGCAACAACAGCTTTACCACCCATCATAATCACAAGCCTAGTTCCTTCAATGACTATACAAACAGGTTCACCTACAACTGTAATAGCATCACCAACAGTGTCTACAATCATTCCAGGACATATCACCACTGTTGTTCCTTATCCACAGGCAACTGTTACAACGGTGATTGTTGGGAAAGCAACAAATGTTGTTTCAAATCCAGTTGCTACTACAGCCTTACAGCCAATAACAATCACAAGTTTAGTTTCTTCAATGACAATATTATCAGGCTTACTCACAACTGTGATAGCTTCGCCAACATTGTCTACAGTTATCCTTGGGCAAATCACCACTGTTGTTCCTTATCCACAAGCAACAATTACTACAGTGATCATTGGTACAACAACTAATGTCGTTGCAAAACCAGTTGCTACTGTTGCTTTACAGCCAATAACAGTTACTAGTTTAGTTCCTTCAATGATAGTGTCAACTGGTTTACCTACAACTGTTATAGTATCACCTACATTATCTACTGTTGTTCTTGGCCAAATCACCACTGTTGTTCCCTATCCACAGGCAACAGTCACTACAGTGATCATTGGGACAGCAACTAAAATTGTTTCACAACCAGTTGCCACTATAGCCTTACAGCCAATAACAATCACAAGTCTAGTTCCTTCAACAACTATATTAGCAGGCTTACCTACAACTGTGATTGCATTACCAACGTTGTCTACAATAATCCCAGGCCAGATCACTACAGTTGTTCCTTATCCACAGGCAACAGTTACCACAGTGATCATTGGGACAGCAACTAATGTCGTATCAAAACCAGTTGCCACTACAGCTTTACAACCAGTAACAATCACAAGTCTAGTTCCTTCAACAACAGTGTTGGTAGGATTACCTACAACTGTGATAGCATTGCCAACATTGTCCACAGTTGTCCCCGGGCAAAGTACAATTGTTGTTCCTTATCCACAGGCAACAGTTACTACTGTGATCATTGGAACTGCAACTAATGTCATTTCAAAACCAGTTGCTACCATAGCCTTACAACCAATAACAATCACAAGTCTAGTTCCTTCAACAACAGTGTTGGTAGGATTACCTACAACTGTGATAGCATTGCCAACATTGTCCACAGTTGTCCCCGGGCAAAGTACCATTGTTGTTCCTTATCCACAGGCAACAGTTACTACTGTGATCATTGGAACTGCAACTAATGTCGTTTCAAAACCAGTTGCTACCATAGCCTTACAGCCAATAACAATCACAAGTCTAGTTCCTTCAACAACAGTGTTGGTAGGATTACCTACAACTGTTATAGCATCACCAACATTGTCCACAGTTGTTCCAGGACAAAGTACAATTGTTGTTCCTTATCCACAGGCAACAGTTACCACAGTGATCATTGGGACAGCAACTAATGTCGTATCAAAACCAGTTGCCACTATAGCTTTACAACCAGTAACAATCACAAGTCTAGTTCCTTCAACAACAGTGTTGATAGGATTACCTACAACTGTGATAGCATCACCAACATTGTCCACAGTTGTCCCAGGACAAAGTACAATTGTTGTTCCTTATCCACAGGCAACAGTTACCACAGTGATCATTGGGACAGCAACTAATGTCGTATCAAAACCAGTTGCCACTATAGCTTTACAACCAGTAACAATCACAAGTCTAGTTCCTTCAACAACAGTGTTGATAGGATTACCTACAACTGTGATAGCATCACCAACATTGTCCACAGTTGTCCCAGGACAAAGTACAATTGTTGTTCCTTATCCACAGGCAACAGTTACCACAGTGATCATTGGGACAGCAACTAATGTCGTATCAAAACCAGTTGCCACTATAGCTTTACAACCAGTAACAATCACAAGTCTAGTTCCTTCAACAACAGTGTTGGTAGGATTACCTACAACTGTGATAGCATCACCAACATTGTCCACAGTTGTCCCAGGACAAAGTACCATTGTTGTTCCTTATCCACAGGCAACAGTTACTACTGTGATCATTGGAACAGCAACAAATGTGGCTTCAGAACCTGTTGCTACTTTAGCCTTACCTCCTATAACAATCACAAGTCATGTTCCCGTACTTACAGTGTCTACTGGTTTACCTACAACTGTTATAGCAGCTCCAACATTATCAAAGGTCATTCCTGGTCAGATCACCACTATTGTCCCTTATCCAAAAGCAACAGTGACAACTGTAATTATTGGAAAAGCAACAAATGTCGTCTCCACATCAGTGATCACTAGAAGCTTCCCTCCAATAACAATCACAACCCATGTTCCAGAAGTAACTGTAGTGACAGGACTCTATACCACTATCATTTACGAGGAGACCACTAATATTGTTCCAGGACAAATCACCACTTATGTGCCAGTCCCAAAGCCACAGATAGTTCCTACTCCCATTTCCCCTCCCATAGTTACAACAAGACCCCCACCATTACCGATCCAGTGTGAATTCAGAGAGAATGACTGTAAAACATACGAAGTCTGCATCCCAGCTAAACGGAATCATAGTCTCTGTCATGGATGCCATATAGGAGGGGCATTCGTTAAAGCCTCAGATTTAGGGTGCCAAAATGGACTGATGTCAAAGCGTGATCCCAGCGTCTGCATTCCAGAACCTGAGA AAAGTACCCTTTGTGATGCAGTGCCTGGTTCAGGAGTCACGGTTGACGAGATCTTGAACTTCCAGTGCAGTTTTGAGAAGACTCGTCCCAATGATGCCTGGATACAAAAGCGCTTCTGTGACCCCTATGTGCTGTGTGATCAAAAGGGTGCTGTCAAG GGCATAATATTCTTGTGTAGGAACTACTACCAGTGCTACAAGAATTCGTCAGGCGAGTGGGATTCAGAGCTGAAGAAGTGCCCTGGGGAGGAGCTCTTCAGTTTCAAGGAGGACAAGTGTGTTCCCAAACCGAAAG CTGAGGAACTGTGTTCCGGCCCCAAAAGGACATCATACCCGCTTCTTGGGTCACTGTAA